One stretch of Alcaligenes faecalis DNA includes these proteins:
- a CDS encoding LysR family transcriptional regulator, producing MKTTFDEMQALIAVVDTGAISRAAEHLGLTVSAVSRTLSRLEEKLNTTLLQRTTRRLELTEEGAVFLEKARAIVASVEEAEEDLAVRREQPAGRLRVDAASPFILHCVIPLVGGYRERYPQVNLELTSNEGWIDLLEHRIDVAIRIGRLKDSTLHARPIGSCRLRVLASPAYLKKHGHPRDVTELENHVLLGFTQPLSLNDWPLLAPDGMPLHIKPTIAASSGETLRQLALAGQGMVCLSDFMTHRDRAEGRLVEVLPKQALEMRQPINAVYYRNTALSARISTFVSYLSECWDANAGGCSVDRGAGVS from the coding sequence ATGAAAACGACTTTTGATGAGATGCAGGCTTTGATTGCGGTGGTTGATACGGGAGCTATCTCTCGTGCGGCCGAGCATTTGGGGCTAACCGTGTCTGCGGTCAGCCGTACCTTGAGTCGCCTTGAGGAAAAGTTGAACACCACGCTGCTGCAGCGTACGACCCGTCGTCTGGAGCTGACTGAGGAAGGGGCAGTGTTCCTGGAAAAGGCCAGGGCGATTGTGGCCAGTGTGGAGGAGGCGGAGGAGGATCTGGCCGTGCGGCGTGAACAGCCTGCGGGGCGTTTGCGTGTGGATGCGGCCTCGCCTTTTATCCTGCATTGTGTGATTCCTTTGGTGGGCGGTTACCGGGAGCGCTATCCACAAGTGAATCTGGAGCTGACCAGCAACGAAGGCTGGATTGATCTGCTGGAGCATCGCATTGATGTGGCGATCCGTATTGGTCGGCTCAAGGATTCCACCTTGCATGCGCGGCCTATCGGCAGTTGTCGCTTACGTGTTCTGGCGTCTCCTGCTTATCTGAAAAAGCATGGGCATCCGCGTGATGTGACGGAGCTGGAGAATCATGTGCTATTGGGCTTTACTCAGCCCTTAAGCCTTAATGACTGGCCTTTGCTTGCGCCGGACGGGATGCCATTGCATATCAAGCCGACTATTGCGGCTTCCAGTGGCGAAACCTTGCGACAATTGGCGCTGGCAGGGCAGGGGATGGTGTGCTTGTCGGACTTCATGACGCATCGGGATCGTGCCGAGGGGCGCTTGGTGGAGGTACTCCCCAAACAGGCGCTGGAGATGCGTCAGCCCATCAATGCTGTTTACTATCGCAACACCGCTTTATCGGCCAGGATCTCTACGTTTGTTAGCTATTTGAGTGAATGCTGGGATGCCAATGCGGGTGGTTGTAGTGTAGATAGGGGGGCGGGAGTCTCATAA
- the chrA gene encoding chromate efflux transporter, whose translation MTNGSSSTPLPQPVAVQQGKPLEVFWAFLKLGLTSFGGPIAHLGYFRSEFVERRRWLDEHSYSDLVALCQFLPGPASSQVGMAIGLGRAGWLGLLAAWTGFTLPSAIALILFALGLAGLQGVAESPWVHGLKIVAVAIVAQAVLGMARSLCPDRGRAALAILAALLSLLLPSAVGQVAAIAITGLLAWWRLDVAQSGAAQAHAYPVSRKVGMVALLLFAGLLIALPVWAAASGSSVVQLLEGVYRSGALVFGGGHVVLPLLQASVVPSGVVSNADLMVGYGAAQAVPGPLFTFAAYIGAIAQGPLHGWLGGLVLLVVIFVPAFLILIGVLPFWQSLRHRAGVRTAMAGVNAGVVGILGAALYDPVWTSAIHSRADFGLALFLFGLLIVGRVPPALVVLLAGVGAWGMSFV comes from the coding sequence GTGACGAATGGTTCTAGCAGCACGCCTTTACCGCAGCCAGTGGCGGTACAGCAAGGCAAGCCTTTGGAGGTTTTTTGGGCCTTCCTGAAACTGGGCCTCACCTCATTCGGTGGGCCTATCGCGCATCTTGGGTATTTCCGTTCGGAGTTTGTGGAGCGTCGTCGCTGGCTGGACGAGCACAGCTATTCCGATCTGGTCGCCTTGTGTCAGTTCCTGCCTGGACCGGCCAGCAGTCAGGTGGGAATGGCGATTGGCTTGGGGCGCGCCGGCTGGCTGGGTTTGCTGGCTGCATGGACGGGGTTTACCTTGCCCTCGGCAATTGCGCTGATTCTGTTTGCCTTGGGTTTGGCTGGGCTTCAAGGCGTCGCTGAGTCTCCTTGGGTGCATGGCCTCAAGATTGTGGCCGTAGCGATTGTGGCGCAGGCGGTGTTGGGTATGGCGCGCTCTTTATGCCCTGATCGGGGCAGGGCGGCATTGGCGATTCTGGCAGCCTTGTTAAGCCTTTTGCTGCCCTCTGCAGTCGGGCAGGTGGCCGCTATTGCGATCACGGGTCTGCTGGCCTGGTGGAGGCTGGATGTGGCCCAGTCAGGTGCTGCGCAGGCTCATGCGTATCCTGTGTCGCGCAAGGTGGGGATGGTGGCCCTGCTGCTCTTTGCGGGCTTGTTGATTGCCTTGCCTGTTTGGGCAGCGGCTAGCGGATCATCCGTAGTTCAGTTGTTGGAAGGGGTTTATCGCTCCGGGGCCTTGGTGTTCGGGGGCGGGCATGTGGTCTTGCCTCTGCTGCAGGCTTCGGTGGTGCCTAGCGGTGTGGTCAGCAATGCGGATTTGATGGTGGGCTACGGTGCGGCCCAAGCTGTTCCGGGACCGTTGTTTACCTTTGCAGCGTATATCGGGGCGATTGCTCAAGGGCCCTTGCATGGATGGCTGGGTGGGCTGGTCTTACTGGTGGTGATTTTTGTACCGGCGTTCTTGATTTTGATTGGCGTCTTGCCCTTTTGGCAGAGCTTGAGGCACAGAGCAGGGGTTCGGACGGCGATGGCTGGTGTGAATGCTGGTGTGGTCGGCATTCTGGGAGCCGCCTTGTATGACCCGGTGTGGACCAGTGCCATTCATAGTCGGGCGGATTTTGGGCTGGCTTTGTTCTTGTTTGGACTGTTGATCGTAGGGCGTGTACCGCCTGCTTTGGTGGTGCTGTTGGCAGGGGTGGGGGCGTGGGGAATGTCTTTCGTTTGA
- a CDS encoding sulfatase-like hydrolase/transferase: MTQRKNVLFIMADQLRADHLACYGHPHIRTPNLDALAAKGVRFDRAFVNSGVCGPSRMSYYTGRYPSTHGATWNRVPLSVGEVTMGEYLRAGGHKLVLAGKTHIMVDHKGLERLALDGGSELARLLKTGGFEEIDRYDGHHEPGEESGYPAYLRRHGYESDDPWTDFVISARGPDGEAVSGWHMRNARYPSLVEEKHSETAYMTDQALSFMERMGDEPWVLHLSYVKPHWPYIAPAPYHDMYSADQCLPVVRNQAELNNAHPVVEAYRQQEECVSFSSDTCVETVRPAYQGLITQLDAHLGRLFDFMSHNGLMDNTLIIFTADHGDFLGDHWLGEKELFYDTVQRVPFIVYDPSPEANATRGTVDNRMVEAVDVLPTMLSWLGLPLASHRLEGRNLLPLLHGAQPPWRDCVFSELDYSYRLARVIRDKSPSNARAWSLRSDRWRYVYWLDEPEQLYDLHADPEQFNDLGRSAEHEHIREECRERLLQWFTSLKRRTTVTEEEVERGTNAYKKAGVFFGQW, translated from the coding sequence ATGACACAACGCAAGAACGTCCTGTTCATCATGGCCGATCAGCTACGGGCTGATCACCTGGCCTGCTATGGGCACCCTCATATTCGTACCCCCAATCTGGATGCGCTGGCCGCCAAGGGGGTGCGCTTTGACCGCGCCTTTGTTAACTCCGGCGTCTGCGGCCCATCCCGCATGAGCTATTACACGGGCCGCTACCCCTCTACCCATGGCGCCACCTGGAACCGCGTTCCTTTATCGGTAGGCGAAGTCACCATGGGCGAATACTTGCGCGCCGGTGGGCACAAGCTGGTGCTGGCGGGCAAAACCCACATCATGGTCGACCACAAAGGGCTGGAACGACTGGCACTGGATGGGGGCAGCGAGCTGGCTCGCCTGCTTAAAACCGGCGGCTTTGAAGAGATAGACCGCTACGACGGCCACCACGAACCGGGAGAAGAAAGCGGTTACCCGGCTTACCTGCGACGCCACGGCTATGAGTCCGACGACCCATGGACAGACTTTGTCATCTCCGCACGCGGCCCGGATGGGGAGGCCGTCAGTGGCTGGCATATGCGTAATGCCCGCTACCCCTCTCTGGTGGAAGAAAAGCATTCAGAAACCGCCTACATGACGGACCAGGCCCTGTCCTTCATGGAGCGCATGGGGGATGAGCCCTGGGTGCTGCACCTGAGCTACGTCAAACCACACTGGCCCTACATCGCCCCTGCGCCCTACCACGATATGTACAGCGCAGATCAATGTCTGCCCGTAGTGCGCAACCAGGCCGAATTAAACAACGCGCATCCGGTTGTAGAGGCCTACCGCCAGCAAGAAGAATGCGTCAGTTTCTCCAGCGATACGTGCGTGGAGACGGTCCGGCCAGCCTACCAGGGGCTGATCACCCAGTTGGACGCCCACCTGGGCCGCTTGTTCGACTTCATGTCCCACAATGGCCTGATGGACAACACCCTGATCATCTTCACCGCCGATCACGGGGACTTCCTGGGCGACCACTGGCTGGGCGAGAAAGAACTGTTCTACGACACCGTGCAACGCGTGCCTTTCATCGTCTACGACCCATCACCAGAAGCAAACGCGACACGCGGGACGGTCGATAACAGAATGGTTGAAGCGGTAGACGTGCTGCCCACCATGCTCTCCTGGCTGGGCCTGCCACTGGCCTCGCACCGGCTTGAGGGACGAAACCTTCTGCCCCTGCTGCACGGCGCCCAGCCCCCTTGGCGCGACTGCGTGTTTTCCGAACTGGATTACAGCTATCGACTGGCACGCGTGATACGTGACAAATCACCATCCAATGCCAGAGCCTGGTCCCTGCGCAGCGACCGTTGGCGTTATGTGTATTGGCTGGACGAGCCAGAGCAACTTTACGACCTGCATGCCGATCCAGAGCAGTTCAACGACCTGGGCCGCTCTGCGGAGCATGAGCACATACGGGAGGAATGCCGGGAGCGCTTGCTGCAATGGTTCACAAGCCTGAAACGCCGTACCACCGTGACGGAAGAAGAGGTCGAACGCGGTACGAATGCGTATAAAAAGGCGGGGGTGTTTTTTGGGCAGTGGTAA
- a CDS encoding tripartite tricarboxylate transporter substrate-binding protein, translating to MAQNRLRATVTSCLLSGLLFTGLSHAASPVETLTVVVPYAPGGASDRAARIVSDGLHKKLGIPIVVENKTGAGGRIAAQYVKSTAADKNVLILANPAIMVVAPLVFNDIPYKPDSDFQAVSMVTEYGFGVAVSADSDIKTMDQLITWAKEHPGAFNIGVPATGSLPHFFGLMLSQQIGSKGEIIGYRGSAPVITDLIGGILPVAIDTLDVLTSQHQGKRIRILATSGSEREAALPDVPTLKQSGVELEASGWNAFFTPASMPADKVTQLGEAIKEVTSDPALQETLLKNELIPVSANAEETRVRIEQFRQQWAPVIQASGFKVTQ from the coding sequence ATGGCCCAGAACCGCCTTCGCGCCACGGTAACAAGCTGTCTGCTGTCAGGACTGCTGTTCACTGGTTTATCCCACGCAGCCAGCCCTGTTGAAACCCTGACTGTTGTTGTGCCCTATGCGCCAGGAGGCGCGTCAGATCGGGCCGCCCGCATCGTGTCGGACGGTTTGCACAAGAAACTGGGTATTCCCATTGTGGTCGAGAACAAAACCGGTGCAGGGGGCCGGATTGCCGCCCAGTATGTCAAAAGCACGGCGGCAGACAAGAATGTGCTGATTCTGGCCAACCCCGCCATCATGGTGGTCGCCCCGCTGGTTTTCAACGACATTCCGTACAAGCCCGACAGCGACTTTCAAGCGGTTTCCATGGTGACCGAGTACGGTTTTGGGGTGGCCGTCTCGGCAGACAGCGACATTAAAACCATGGATCAACTGATCACCTGGGCCAAGGAACATCCCGGTGCCTTCAATATCGGCGTTCCCGCCACCGGCAGCCTGCCCCACTTCTTCGGCCTGATGCTGTCCCAGCAGATTGGCTCCAAGGGCGAGATCATTGGCTACCGTGGCTCGGCCCCCGTCATTACCGACCTGATCGGCGGCATTCTGCCCGTGGCCATTGATACGCTGGATGTGCTGACCTCCCAGCACCAGGGCAAACGCATCCGCATTCTGGCCACCTCGGGCAGCGAGCGCGAAGCCGCCCTGCCGGACGTCCCTACCCTGAAGCAGTCCGGCGTTGAGCTGGAAGCCTCCGGCTGGAACGCTTTCTTCACCCCCGCTTCCATGCCTGCCGACAAAGTGACCCAACTGGGCGAGGCAATCAAGGAAGTCACCAGCGATCCAGCCCTGCAAGAAACGCTGCTGAAAAATGAATTGATCCCCGTGTCTGCCAATGCGGAAGAAACCCGAGTCCGCATCGAACAATTCCGCCAGCAATGGGCACCCGTTATTCAGGCCTCCGGCTTCAAAGTCACGCAATAA
- a CDS encoding MarR family winged helix-turn-helix transcriptional regulator codes for MPRSSTSSSALASTAPAPTLPAMMMFQLYRAWSAGNPIFIRLCEGRFNITRREWRILAIACMHPALTGTASAEAAALDTARCSRAVSTLCEKGLLKRTRDTKDTRVVHVSVTELGMQRYKEVMPIVASLNEEIFQDLSAAEMVALSSMLDRISSRAALMLESNVVKERARRNR; via the coding sequence ATGCCCCGCTCCTCCACGTCTTCCTCTGCCTTGGCAAGCACTGCTCCGGCTCCTACGCTTCCGGCCATGATGATGTTCCAGCTGTATCGGGCCTGGTCGGCTGGCAACCCGATTTTCATTCGCCTGTGCGAGGGGCGCTTCAATATCACTCGCCGTGAGTGGCGCATTCTGGCTATCGCCTGTATGCATCCCGCCCTGACGGGCACGGCCTCGGCCGAGGCAGCCGCATTGGATACGGCCCGTTGCTCGCGAGCGGTCAGCACCTTGTGTGAGAAGGGCCTGTTGAAGCGGACACGCGATACCAAAGACACGCGTGTTGTGCATGTCTCGGTGACGGAGTTGGGAATGCAGCGCTACAAGGAAGTCATGCCGATTGTGGCCTCCCTGAACGAGGAGATTTTTCAGGACCTGAGCGCAGCCGAAATGGTGGCCCTGAGTAGCATGCTGGACCGGATTAGCAGCCGAGCGGCCTTGATGCTGGAAAGTAATGTGGTGAAGGAACGCGCTAGACGAAATCGATAA
- a CDS encoding 2Fe-2S iron-sulfur cluster-binding protein, with protein MAGKTILIQQIQEHIQAQDHQTILQAALERGISYPHGCKTGVCGGCKTRLVKGQVEMMEYSRFALTEEQKARGLILACRAVPQTDVTVGWIGTDDVRGLIPSRELTGTVSCIKDLTHDIRQVRIRLDNQEPLIFFAGQYADIKFGQAPVRSYSMANRPGEPELDFYVRRVPRGVASAYVHTVLQTGEPVSLKVPLGSSYLRDGYGGPILCIAGGTGLAPIKSIVESALGWGMSQPIHVYFGVRELRDLYCEDEFKALQERYANLSFTPVLSGMPVAPYRRGMVTEAVGKDLPDLNGWKVYVAGSPSMVDEAIGMVLKRGVKVQNLHVDVFFTP; from the coding sequence ATGGCTGGCAAAACAATTCTTATCCAGCAGATACAAGAGCATATTCAGGCACAGGATCATCAAACCATTCTGCAGGCTGCGCTGGAGCGCGGGATCTCGTATCCCCACGGCTGCAAGACGGGCGTGTGTGGCGGCTGTAAAACGCGCCTGGTCAAAGGGCAGGTGGAGATGATGGAGTACTCCCGCTTTGCGCTGACCGAGGAACAAAAGGCCAGGGGACTGATTCTGGCCTGTAGGGCGGTGCCCCAAACCGATGTAACAGTGGGCTGGATAGGGACGGACGATGTTCGGGGCCTGATCCCGTCTCGCGAGCTGACGGGCACGGTGTCCTGTATCAAGGATCTGACCCACGATATCCGGCAAGTGCGGATACGTCTGGATAATCAGGAGCCTTTGATTTTCTTTGCGGGGCAGTACGCGGATATCAAATTCGGGCAGGCTCCGGTACGCAGTTACTCCATGGCTAATCGTCCGGGGGAGCCGGAGCTGGATTTTTACGTGCGCCGCGTGCCGCGCGGGGTGGCCTCGGCCTATGTGCATACGGTCTTGCAGACTGGTGAGCCGGTCAGCCTGAAGGTGCCGCTAGGTTCGTCCTATTTGCGTGATGGCTATGGCGGGCCGATTCTCTGTATTGCTGGTGGAACGGGCCTGGCACCGATCAAGTCGATTGTGGAATCCGCATTGGGCTGGGGCATGAGCCAGCCTATTCATGTGTATTTCGGGGTGCGGGAGCTGCGGGATTTGTACTGCGAGGACGAGTTCAAGGCCTTGCAGGAACGTTATGCCAATCTGAGCTTTACGCCAGTGCTGTCGGGGATGCCGGTGGCACCGTACCGCAGGGGCATGGTGACTGAGGCGGTCGGCAAGGATCTGCCTGATCTGAATGGCTGGAAAGTGTATGTGGCGGGGTCGCCCTCCATGGTGGATGAGGCCATTGGCATGGTGCTCAAGCGCGGCGTGAAGGTGCAGAACCTGCATGTGGATGTGTTTTTTACGCCCTGA
- a CDS encoding GNAT family N-acetyltransferase, whose translation MNLLWSIDRSERIDGLYELRDGVLHKQAADIDLRGWPEGDPEKYHPEHEDAFHRGSWFMGVFKGDSLLAAVGLDSLPLGPQGDWRQLFFLHVSQSLRGQGMGVWLLDQAKKQAVEWGAKAVYASATPSVNTVDFYMAHGFEIASEPDPRLFELDPEDIHLLCFLED comes from the coding sequence TTGAACCTGCTGTGGTCCATAGACCGTAGCGAGCGGATCGACGGTTTGTACGAGCTGCGCGATGGCGTGTTGCACAAGCAAGCGGCTGATATTGATCTGCGCGGTTGGCCGGAAGGCGACCCGGAGAAATATCACCCAGAACATGAGGACGCCTTTCATCGCGGCTCCTGGTTCATGGGGGTATTCAAGGGGGATAGCTTGCTGGCTGCTGTGGGTTTGGACAGCCTGCCCTTGGGGCCACAGGGAGATTGGCGTCAGCTATTTTTCCTGCATGTCAGCCAGTCCTTGCGTGGGCAGGGGATGGGCGTATGGCTGCTGGATCAGGCTAAAAAGCAGGCTGTGGAGTGGGGCGCGAAGGCGGTCTATGCCTCGGCCACGCCTTCGGTGAATACGGTGGATTTCTATATGGCTCATGGCTTTGAAATCGCGTCAGAGCCTGATCCCCGTTTGTTCGAGCTGGACCCGGAAGATATCCATTTGCTGTGTTTTCTAGAAGACTAA
- the dld gene encoding D-lactate dehydrogenase has translation MSVSTSAADLLQQLRSIVGNPHVLTDDRSTRRYRKGHRTGEGKVLAVVRPGTLLEQWRSLQAAVAADCIVIMQAANTGLTGGSTPDGDDYDRDIVLMNTMRLQGIQVINDGEQVVCLPGATLDRLEQTLAPLEREPHSVIGSSCIGASVLGGVCNNSGGALVRRGPAYTELTLYAQVLDDGTLQLVNHLGINLGDTPEEILSRLEQGKYSVADIVNDPERKASDPRYAEDVRDVDAQTPARFNADPSRLYEASGSAGKLCIFAVRLDTFPKEASTVFYIGTNDPDELTAVRRHLLTDLPRLPIAGEYIHRTAYDIGEQYGKDTFLLIDRFGTAKVPSAFAMKSRVDGFFERFGWRGVTDRVIQAIMNRLPSHLPPRMREWRDRFEHHLLLRVSNDTAQATREFLSQQFEGSQQGAYFECDAEEGRKAFLHRFAIAGAAIRYREAHPDSVEDIVALDIALRRNDKEWVEQLPDDMEKDIIHKLYYGHFLCHVFHQDYIVKKGVVPLDMEHRMWKLLDERRAEYPAEHNVGHLYIAKPALAGFYRELDPTNTFNPGIGHTSRRKWWSVCCGGKHD, from the coding sequence ATGTCAGTTTCCACCAGCGCTGCGGACTTGCTGCAGCAACTGCGCTCTATTGTCGGCAACCCTCATGTCCTGACGGACGACCGCAGCACGCGTCGTTACCGCAAGGGCCACCGCACGGGTGAAGGCAAAGTGTTGGCCGTGGTACGGCCCGGAACGCTGCTGGAACAATGGCGCAGCCTGCAAGCCGCCGTCGCCGCCGACTGCATCGTGATCATGCAAGCGGCCAACACCGGCCTGACGGGTGGCTCCACCCCCGACGGGGACGACTACGACCGCGACATCGTGCTGATGAACACCATGCGTTTGCAAGGCATACAGGTCATCAACGATGGCGAGCAGGTTGTCTGCCTGCCCGGTGCCACGCTGGACCGTCTGGAACAGACCCTGGCCCCGCTGGAGCGTGAACCCCACTCAGTGATTGGCTCCTCGTGTATCGGCGCATCTGTGCTGGGCGGGGTCTGCAACAACTCCGGCGGTGCGCTGGTACGACGCGGCCCGGCCTACACGGAATTGACGCTATACGCGCAAGTGCTGGACGATGGCACCCTGCAACTGGTCAATCACCTGGGCATCAATCTGGGGGATACTCCGGAAGAAATTCTGAGCCGCCTGGAACAAGGCAAATACAGTGTTGCGGACATCGTCAACGACCCGGAACGCAAGGCCAGCGACCCACGCTACGCCGAAGATGTGCGCGACGTGGATGCCCAGACCCCGGCCCGTTTCAATGCCGACCCTTCACGCCTGTATGAAGCCTCTGGCTCGGCAGGCAAGCTGTGCATTTTTGCCGTGCGTCTGGATACCTTCCCCAAAGAAGCCAGTACCGTTTTCTACATCGGCACCAATGACCCGGATGAGCTGACTGCCGTACGCCGTCACCTGCTGACGGATCTGCCCCGCCTGCCGATTGCGGGTGAGTACATCCACCGTACCGCCTACGATATTGGCGAGCAGTACGGCAAAGACACCTTCTTGCTGATCGACCGTTTTGGTACGGCTAAAGTGCCGTCCGCCTTTGCAATGAAAAGCCGTGTCGATGGTTTTTTTGAACGCTTTGGCTGGCGTGGCGTCACCGATCGCGTCATCCAGGCAATCATGAACCGCCTGCCCAGTCACCTGCCGCCGCGTATGCGTGAATGGCGCGACCGTTTCGAGCACCACCTGTTGCTGCGTGTCTCCAACGACACCGCCCAGGCCACGCGCGAATTTCTAAGCCAGCAATTTGAAGGCAGCCAGCAAGGGGCCTATTTTGAGTGCGATGCCGAAGAAGGTCGCAAAGCCTTCCTGCACCGCTTTGCCATTGCCGGTGCCGCCATCCGCTACCGCGAGGCTCACCCCGACAGCGTGGAAGATATTGTGGCTCTGGACATTGCCTTGCGCCGCAACGATAAGGAATGGGTGGAGCAACTGCCGGACGATATGGAAAAAGACATCATCCACAAGCTCTACTACGGCCACTTCCTGTGCCACGTGTTCCACCAGGACTACATCGTCAAGAAAGGCGTGGTTCCTCTGGATATGGAACACCGCATGTGGAAGCTGCTGGATGAACGCCGTGCCGAATATCCGGCCGAGCACAATGTAGGCCACCTGTATATCGCCAAACCTGCCTTGGCCGGTTTTTACCGCGAGCTGGACCCCACCAACACCTTCAACCCTGGCATCGGCCACACCTCACGCCGCAAATGGTGGAGTGTATGCTGCGGCGGAAAGCACGACTAA
- the lldD gene encoding FMN-dependent L-lactate dehydrogenase LldD: MIISSSTDYRRAAQKRLPPFLFHYIDGGAYAEHTLRRNVDDLADVALRQRVLKDMSQLDTSIDLFGEKLSMPVALSPVGLTGMYARRGEVQAAQAADAHGIPFTMSSVSVCPIEEVAPRLKRPMWFQLYVLKDRGFMRNALERAQAAGCSTLVFTVDMPVPGARYRDAHSGMSGPNAALRRYAQAVMHPRWAWDVGLLGRPHDLGNISRYLGKPTGLEDYMGYLGANFDPSISWKDLEWIREFWKGPMVIKGILDPDDARDAVRFGADGIIVSNHGGRQLDGVLSSARALPAIADAVKGQIKILADSGIRSGLDVVRMIALGADAAMLGRAYIYALAAAGQSGVDHLLGLIEKEIRVAMTLTSVSSISQITSDLLVQES, translated from the coding sequence ATGATTATTTCTTCCTCGACCGACTACCGGCGTGCCGCCCAAAAACGACTGCCTCCTTTCCTGTTCCACTACATTGACGGCGGCGCCTATGCCGAGCACACCCTGCGCCGCAATGTGGATGATCTGGCTGACGTCGCCCTGCGCCAGCGTGTTCTGAAGGACATGAGCCAGCTGGACACCAGCATCGATTTGTTTGGTGAAAAGCTGTCCATGCCGGTGGCCCTGTCCCCGGTAGGTCTGACAGGCATGTACGCGCGTCGAGGTGAAGTTCAAGCGGCCCAGGCGGCCGATGCACATGGCATTCCTTTCACCATGTCCAGCGTATCGGTCTGCCCGATCGAGGAAGTGGCCCCGCGCCTGAAACGGCCCATGTGGTTTCAGCTGTATGTACTGAAAGACCGCGGTTTCATGCGCAATGCGCTGGAACGTGCGCAAGCCGCAGGTTGCAGCACTTTGGTCTTTACCGTGGACATGCCCGTACCCGGCGCACGTTACCGCGATGCGCATTCGGGAATGAGCGGCCCGAACGCTGCCCTGCGTCGCTATGCACAAGCGGTCATGCACCCGCGCTGGGCCTGGGATGTCGGTCTGCTGGGTCGCCCGCACGATCTGGGCAATATCTCGCGATACCTGGGCAAGCCTACGGGTCTGGAAGACTATATGGGCTATCTGGGCGCGAACTTCGACCCCTCCATTTCCTGGAAAGATCTGGAGTGGATACGCGAATTCTGGAAAGGCCCGATGGTCATCAAAGGCATTCTGGACCCCGATGACGCGCGCGATGCCGTGCGCTTTGGTGCCGACGGCATCATCGTCTCCAACCACGGTGGCCGCCAGCTGGATGGCGTTCTGTCCTCGGCCCGTGCGCTGCCCGCCATTGCCGATGCCGTCAAAGGCCAGATCAAGATTCTGGCGGACTCCGGTATCCGCAGCGGCCTGGACGTGGTGCGCATGATTGCCCTGGGTGCCGACGCTGCCATGCTGGGCCGTGCCTACATTTATGCGCTGGCCGCCGCCGGACAATCCGGCGTGGACCACCTGCTCGGCCTCATTGAAAAAGAAATTCGGGTCGCCATGACGCTGACCAGTGTCAGCAGCATTTCCCAGATCACCTCTGACCTGCTTGTACAGGAGTCTTGA
- the lldR gene encoding transcriptional regulator LldR, whose product MRLSDHVAQQLLALIQSSDFKAGQRLPAERTLAAQLNVSRASLREAIQQLNSQGILRSQVGSGTYLTSQTPQWTQRSVDPLAALMLSDPQYRYDVLEARIALESSTTWHAALRASPEDKDKILQCFEQMIRYQQSGDTVQSARADAQFHLAVAEASHNLVLVQVMRGLFDLVLSSVTQNRDIIMFVHDSPETITNLTAQHEALVKAIIDGDAARARHVVNEHLGYVRNTLLQADEDLARRERAARLQTPPSVLPDSPLP is encoded by the coding sequence ATGCGCCTCTCTGATCACGTTGCCCAACAATTGCTGGCGCTGATTCAATCCAGCGATTTCAAGGCGGGGCAAAGACTGCCCGCCGAGCGTACGTTGGCCGCCCAATTGAATGTGTCGCGTGCCTCGCTGCGCGAGGCCATTCAGCAACTGAACAGTCAGGGCATTTTGCGTAGTCAGGTGGGCTCGGGCACTTACCTGACCTCCCAGACACCGCAGTGGACTCAGCGCTCGGTAGACCCGCTGGCCGCCTTGATGCTGTCCGATCCCCAGTACCGTTACGACGTGCTGGAAGCGCGCATTGCTCTGGAGAGCAGTACCACCTGGCACGCTGCCCTGCGCGCCTCGCCCGAAGACAAGGACAAGATCCTGCAATGTTTCGAGCAAATGATTCGCTATCAGCAAAGCGGCGATACCGTACAGTCCGCCCGCGCCGATGCCCAGTTTCACCTGGCTGTGGCCGAAGCCTCGCACAATCTGGTGCTGGTTCAGGTCATGCGCGGGCTGTTCGATCTGGTGCTCAGCAGCGTGACGCAGAACCGGGACATCATCATGTTCGTGCATGACTCGCCCGAAACCATTACCAATCTGACCGCCCAGCATGAAGCCCTGGTCAAAGCCATTATTGATGGCGACGCGGCTCGTGCCCGCCACGTCGTGAACGAGCACCTGGGCTATGTGCGCAATACCCTTCTTCAGGCTGACGAAGACCTCGCCCGCCGCGAACGTGCTGCACGCTTGCAGACACCTCCTTCAGTCTTACCCGACTCCCCCTTGCCATGA